In Altererythrobacter rubellus, the following are encoded in one genomic region:
- a CDS encoding SDR family NAD(P)-dependent oxidoreductase has translation MSGKVALVTGGAEGIGATVGRMIVEEGGSVMLCDVQIDKARELAEELGENTEAFELDVRNLDQWHEAVKATQERFGKLTVLCNIAGISEPGNVVDGTLDTWERTIDINLNGPYYGMRAALPAMEASGEPGAIVNIGSMIAIRAAAFVAAYSASKAGLLGLTRSVALDCAERGVPIRANMVHPGAIRTPMYNRYKYSGADEPENIERDFAATHPMNRIGEPEEVARAVVWLASDEASFTTGCDITVDGGGSIRS, from the coding sequence ATGAGCGGAAAGGTTGCGCTGGTCACCGGCGGCGCGGAAGGGATCGGCGCCACGGTTGGCCGGATGATCGTGGAAGAAGGCGGCAGCGTGATGCTGTGCGATGTCCAGATCGACAAGGCGCGCGAGCTGGCCGAGGAACTGGGCGAGAATACCGAGGCCTTCGAACTCGATGTACGAAATCTCGATCAGTGGCATGAAGCAGTAAAGGCGACGCAAGAACGCTTCGGCAAGCTGACGGTGCTGTGCAATATCGCCGGAATCTCCGAACCCGGGAACGTGGTCGACGGCACGCTCGACACGTGGGAACGCACAATCGACATCAATCTCAACGGACCATATTACGGCATGCGCGCGGCACTGCCCGCGATGGAAGCAAGCGGCGAGCCGGGCGCTATCGTGAATATCGGATCGATGATCGCAATTCGTGCCGCCGCCTTTGTCGCCGCCTACAGCGCATCCAAAGCAGGCCTGCTTGGCCTGACCCGTTCGGTCGCGCTTGATTGCGCTGAACGCGGGGTGCCGATCCGTGCAAACATGGTACACCCCGGTGCAATCCGCACGCCGATGTACAATCGCTACAAATATTCAGGCGCAGATGAGCCGGAAAACATCGAACGCGATTTCGCCGCGACCCATCCCATGAACCGTATCGGCGAGCCCGAGGAAGTCGCACGCGCGGTTGTCTGGCTCGCCAGCGACGAAGCCAGCTTCACCACCGGCTGCGACATTACGGTCGATGGCGGAGGCAGCATCAGGAGCTAG
- a CDS encoding ThuA domain-containing protein has product MAEKPATRIDAHFIAAGKYHDIDYARLEVLKLLMEHPHIRTTVAADYSGLERLDQCRFLVTYTCDLLPTKEQAQQLRSWLEAGGKWLALHGTNSILVFTESGLVDAPDDTTGLMEMLGTQFKAHPPIGPFPVEVVNKDHELTRGIDDFEIVDELYLSETTAPIDTLMQTTFEGEATGFTKEHWDKTTVPILYTRDIGKGRIVYNALGHCRGHYDLPGMADFYPHKEMCAWNYDVYYDLLRRGIAWAMREGE; this is encoded by the coding sequence ATGGCAGAAAAACCAGCAACCCGGATCGACGCGCATTTCATTGCCGCGGGCAAGTATCACGATATCGATTATGCGCGGCTGGAGGTGCTCAAACTGCTAATGGAGCACCCGCATATCCGCACCACCGTGGCGGCGGACTATTCCGGACTCGAGCGGCTCGACCAATGCCGTTTCCTCGTCACCTATACTTGCGACCTGCTCCCGACCAAGGAACAGGCGCAGCAATTGCGTAGCTGGTTGGAGGCGGGCGGCAAATGGCTGGCGCTGCATGGGACCAATTCGATTCTGGTCTTTACCGAGAGCGGGCTGGTCGATGCGCCCGACGATACAACCGGCTTGATGGAAATGCTCGGCACGCAGTTCAAGGCGCACCCGCCGATTGGCCCATTCCCCGTGGAGGTGGTCAACAAGGACCATGAATTGACCCGCGGGATCGACGATTTCGAGATTGTCGACGAACTTTACCTGTCAGAAACCACCGCGCCGATCGACACGCTGATGCAGACCACGTTCGAAGGCGAAGCGACCGGCTTCACCAAGGAACATTGGGACAAGACGACCGTTCCGATCCTGTACACGCGCGACATCGGCAAGGGACGCATCGTCTACAATGCGCTGGGCCATTGCCGCGGGCATTATGACCTGCCCGGAATGGCGGATTTTTACCCGCACAAGGAAATGTGCGCCTGGAACTACGACGTTTATTATGACCTGCTGCGACGGGGAATCGCATGGGCCATGAGAGAAGGGGAATAA
- a CDS encoding acyl-CoA dehydrogenase family protein gives MDMDFSPEDLAFRDEVRAFLKESLPEHLKDGARRTPGVFVEPDIGMEWHRILNEKGWLAYHWPEADGGTGWTPTQRFIFEKECALAGAPAISILGLRLVGPVICEFGTQEQKDRFLPPLLKGEHYWCQGYSEPGSGSDLASLKTAARLEGDQYVVNGSKIWTTHAHHADWIFALVRTDNSGKKQQGITFLLIPMDQPGVEVTPIHSMSGDHEVNQVFFTDAVTSVENRIGEEGAGWTIAKFLLENERGGSCYAPRLLQSIDRLQELAKTQPSGVNGAVAHDPRFRDKLARTRLDAEALEVTELRILADLAKGRAPGPQTSLVKLLGSNIGQAVDTMRLELLGYDALQLPVDRPLYGNEVPEPVGSQVAQIAMGKYLNNRASTIFGGSDEVQKNIIAKTVLGL, from the coding sequence ATGGACATGGATTTCTCACCCGAAGACCTGGCATTTCGCGACGAAGTGCGCGCGTTCCTGAAGGAAAGCCTGCCCGAACATCTCAAAGATGGTGCGCGCCGCACACCAGGCGTGTTTGTGGAGCCGGACATCGGGATGGAATGGCACCGCATCCTGAATGAGAAAGGGTGGCTTGCCTATCACTGGCCTGAGGCAGATGGCGGCACCGGTTGGACCCCGACGCAGCGCTTCATCTTTGAAAAGGAATGCGCGCTGGCCGGCGCACCTGCGATCTCGATTCTGGGTCTGCGCCTGGTAGGTCCGGTGATTTGCGAATTCGGCACACAGGAACAGAAGGACCGGTTCCTGCCGCCTCTGCTTAAAGGCGAGCATTACTGGTGCCAGGGGTACTCGGAACCGGGCTCCGGCTCGGATCTGGCTTCGCTCAAAACCGCAGCACGGCTGGAGGGTGACCAATATGTCGTCAACGGATCAAAAATCTGGACGACGCATGCCCATCACGCGGACTGGATTTTCGCGCTGGTTAGGACAGACAACAGCGGCAAGAAGCAGCAAGGTATCACTTTCTTGCTAATCCCGATGGATCAGCCGGGCGTTGAAGTGACGCCGATCCATTCGATGTCGGGTGATCATGAAGTCAATCAGGTCTTTTTCACCGATGCCGTGACTTCAGTCGAGAACCGCATCGGCGAAGAAGGCGCAGGCTGGACAATTGCCAAATTCCTGCTGGAGAACGAGCGCGGCGGATCGTGCTACGCCCCGCGCTTACTGCAAAGCATTGATCGCTTGCAAGAATTGGCGAAGACGCAGCCGTCGGGTGTCAATGGCGCAGTTGCGCATGATCCGCGCTTCCGTGACAAGCTCGCGCGGACAAGGCTGGATGCCGAAGCGCTTGAAGTCACCGAGCTGCGTATTCTGGCAGACCTTGCCAAGGGCCGCGCGCCAGGGCCGCAAACCTCGCTCGTCAAATTACTTGGCTCCAACATCGGCCAGGCCGTGGACACAATGCGTCTGGAACTGCTCGGTTATGATGCGCTGCAACTGCCGGTTGATCGGCCGCTCTATGGCAATGAAGTGCCGGAGCCGGTTGGCAGCCAAGTCGCGCAGATTGCGATGGGCAAGTATCTGAACAATCGTGCATCTACGATTTTTGGCGGATCGGACGAAGTGCAGAAGAACATCATCGCAAAGACCGTTCTCGGTCTCTGA